From the genome of Haloplanus vescus:
CGTCGACGATGGCTGCCGCGGCACTCCCGACTTCGAGGCCGGCGGCGTGACCAACGTCATCCTGCGTCTCGACGAAGACGTAGGGGATGCCCTTCTCGTCTGCGAGTTCGGGAAGGTGCATCACGATTTCTTCGGGCTGGACGTCTTCCGCGATGACGACGAGGTCGGCGTTACCGCGCTCGACCGCCTTGGTCGTCTCGTTGGTTCCTTTCTTGACGCTGCCTGTGTCTCGCGCTACTTCGAGCGCCTCGATAGCGCTCTCGGCGAGATCCGCCGGGACATCGAAATTGACGTAAACTGACATGATTGTACCCCCCGCCCGTGGGCTCGCACACCTCACCAGAGTGCGAGCGAGCGTCGGCCGGTCCGACGCCACTCAGAGTCCCTGATGGCGAGGCGCATCATCAACCCCGGGCAGGCTGTACGCATCATTAGCCAGGGCCACCATAAAAGCGCTTTCAAAGCCGCCACAGCGTGTGAGCAGGACACACGCCGCGCGGAGGGCAAGGCCCTTGGTCGCCGCCTGGGTACGCCGAGTATGGACCGTGCCGAACTCGTCGATGCGCTCGTGGCCGAGGCCGAGCGTGCGAACGAGCGACGACTGCTCGTGCTCGCCGGCGACCGAGACAGCGGGTTCGACGCCGCTCGCGACGCCCTCGCCGCGCTGGACGACCCCGACGCGACGACGGTCAGCACGCGCGAGGACGCCGACTACCACCCCGAACACGTCGCGGAGCTCCTCGGCACGACCCGGGACGCCGTCGTCCTCGACTGCCACGAAGACTTCTCGGCCAACCGTCTGGGGCGCGTCGTCGGCGCCGTCGACGGCGGCGGCCTACTCATTCTCTTGACACCGACGCTCGACGACTGGCCCGACTGCCCCGGCGACGAGCGACTCGCCGTCCCGCCGTTCACCGTCGACGAGGTGACCGGCCACTTCCGGCGCCGACTGGTCGAGACGCTGCGGACGCATCCCGGCGTCGCCGTTGTCGACGTGGACACAGGGGCCGTCGAGCGCGACGGCCTGACCGACCCGATACCGCCCCAGACCTGCGCGGTGGCGCGAACGCCGCCCGACGGAGCGGCGTTCCCCGACGCGGCCTACGCCGCCTGCCGCACCGGCGACCAAGTCGACGCCGTGGGTGCGTTGGAACGGCTCGGCGAGGCGGGCAACGCCGTCGTCGTCGAGGCCGACCGCGGCCGGGGGAAATCCGCCGCCGCCGGCCTCGCCGCCGGCAGTCTCGCCGCCGACGGAAAGGATATCCTCGTCACCGCGCCCACCTACCGCAACGCCGCCGAGGTGTTCGACCGGGCCGCGGCCCTCCTCTCGACGCTCGACGCACTCGACGCGCGCGACGACCACACACTCACCGCGACCGGTGGCGGGCGAGTCCGATATCTCGACCCCGCGGCCGCGATAGACCTACCCGATGACCCGGACGCCGTCGTCGTCGACGAAGCCGCCGCGTTGCCCGTGCGTCGGCTGACCTCCTTCCTCGACGCGCCGGCCGTCGCCTTCGTCACCACCGTCCACGGCTACGAGGGCACGGGCCGCGGCTTCGACGTGCGCTTTCGGGAGCGCCTCGCCGAACACGGCCACGACGTGACCGAGGTTCTCCTCGACGAACCCATCCGCTACGCCGGGGGCGACCCCGTGGAGGTGTGGGCGTTCCGCGCGCTCTTGCTCGACGCCCGCCCCGCCGTCGACCAACTCGTCGCGGACGCGACGCCCGACGACGCGACGTATCGGGTGCTCGACGCGGCCGACCTCACCGCCGACGAACACCTGCTTCGCGAGGCGTTCGGCCTCCTCGTCCTCGCACACTACCGGACCGAACCCGACGACCTGCACCGCCTGCTCGACGCGCCGAATCTGGACTGTCGGGCGCTCTCGGTCGACGGCCACGTGGTCTCCGTCGCCCTCCTCGCCCGCGAGGGCGGCCTCTCGCCCTCGCTCCGGGAGTCGATGTACGAGGGCCAACGCGTCCGGGGCAACATGCTCCCGGACGTGCTGACGAGCCAGTTGCGCGACCTACACGCCGGCGCCCCCGTCGGCTACCGCGTGCTCCGCATCGCCACCCATCACGCGGTCCGGTCGTCTGGCTTCGGCTCTCGACTCCTCGCCAACTGCCACAAGGAGTTCGCCAGCGAGGTGGACTGGTTCGGCGTCGGCTTCGGCGCGACGCCGCAGCTCGTCCGCTTCTGGGAGCGGAACGACTACCACACCGTCCACTGTTCGACGACGCGCAACGCCACGAGCGGCGAGTATTCGGCGGTCATGCTCCGCCCGACGAGCCCCGACGGCCAGTCGCTCCACGACCGGCACGCCCGCCGGTTCTGCGCCCGGATGCGCGACGGTCTCTCGGACGCGCTCGACGACCTCGTGCCCGACGTGGCGCGGGCGGTGTTGCGAGCGACCGCGCACGAACCGATTCCAGACCTGACCGCACACGAGTGGCGCGTCGTCGCCGCCGCGGCGTACGGCCCCGGCCTCTACGACGCCGCGCCCGGCGCGTTCCGGGAGTTGGCGCTCGCGAGCCTCGTCGACCCACTCGACGCCCACAGCCCCGACGAGGCGCGCCTCCTCGTCGCCAAAGCGCTGCAAGCCCACGACTGGGAGACGGTGGCCGATGACCTCGACTACGTCTCGACGCGCCAGTGCATGCGGGCGTTCGGCGAGGCGAGCAAGCCGGCCATCGAGCGGTACGGTAGCGGTGCCGCAGAAGAAGAGCGTCGCCGATACGACTGATTCATACGGATTAGTGTAACTGTTTGCCGGTGGGTCGCCGAGACGGGCGGGCGACCCACCGGCCTTACAATAAAGCGTATCAGACGCGGTTCTCGCGGCTGCCGTCGACGTCGATGGCGTCGACGGGACAGACGTCGACACAGAGCATGCAGTCGATACACTGGTCCTCGTGAGTCGGGTGGGCCTTGATGTCGCTCTCGGGGTGGCCCGGCGTGTCGACCCACTCGAAGACGTCGACAGGGCAGTCTTCGAGGCAGGCGCCGTCAGCGAGACAGATGTCGAAATCGACCGCGACGTGGGTGCCGTGGATGCCGCGCTTCTCCGGGGGTTCGACGGGCCCCCAAACGGCGACGCCGTCGTTCTCGTCGACTTTCTCTCGGGTTCGTTCGAAGTTCGGGTCGATGGCCATACACGTCGCTCGGGGGTCGAGACGGATAACAGTAGTTGATGGCCGCGTGCCGCGAGCGTCGATACCCGCCAAACCCGGGCTATAACTACTCGCGGGGAGAGTCACCGTGCCGATGGCGCTTGGCTCCATCGCCGATTGGCTCGTCACGCTCGGCCGGACGCTCGCTCTCTGGGGTGGAGCGCTGCTACTCCTCGCCAGTACGCTCTCGTTCTATCAGGGGTGGGGACGATGGAGGCGCTCATCGGTGGTTGACGAGACGCCTCAGAGCGACATCGGCGCCCTCGACGCACCCGGCGTCGTTCACGTGCGGGGAGAAATCGTCACCCAGACACCACACGATACCTTCCACTCCCCCATCGGGGACGACGAACGTACCGTCCTGTCGGCGTGGGAAATCGAAGAGCGATACGACAAGATCGGCAACGAGAGTTGGGAGAAATCCGCGTGGGGTGTCCGCTCGACCCCGTTTTCCCTGTCCGACGGCACAGGTCGAATACGCGTCGACCTCGACGATATCGTCGTCGGCAACGAGACGGACGACGTGTTCACCCCGGAGACACTCCTCACGTCGACGGGCGTGTCGGTCGACGGCCTGCGCTGTGAGTTCGAGTCGTTCGACGTTCGTGTCCGAACCGGATACGACGAGTCGCCGCCGCCACGGATCGCCGACTTCCTGGAGCGAACCGATGGCATCTCCGTCGGACCGATGACGACGGCCCTCGGACGCATCAATGTAGACGACAGCGAGCGACGGTATCGCGAACAGACGCTCCAGCTGGGCGACGAAGTGAGTATCGTCGGCCGTGCGATCCCCCACGGTACGGACTCGCCAGCGAGACACGCAGACGACGTGGTGCTCACACAGACGGATGAAACCACGGTCTATCTCTCTGTCCCGCCGCTCGACGAGGCCACCGACATCGGGGGCCCTCTACTTTTCGGCGTGTTCACCGGGCTTGTCGGAATCGCGTTACTAGCGATACGAGCCGTCATCTGATCGCCGCCCCGTCGCTACTCGTGGGCGAAGTAGGCGACCGACTCGTCGCCGTGGGCGTCGACGCGCGCGAAGCCGACGCGT
Proteins encoded in this window:
- the tmcA gene encoding tRNA(Met) cytidine acetyltransferase TmcA, coding for MDRAELVDALVAEAERANERRLLVLAGDRDSGFDAARDALAALDDPDATTVSTREDADYHPEHVAELLGTTRDAVVLDCHEDFSANRLGRVVGAVDGGGLLILLTPTLDDWPDCPGDERLAVPPFTVDEVTGHFRRRLVETLRTHPGVAVVDVDTGAVERDGLTDPIPPQTCAVARTPPDGAAFPDAAYAACRTGDQVDAVGALERLGEAGNAVVVEADRGRGKSAAAGLAAGSLAADGKDILVTAPTYRNAAEVFDRAAALLSTLDALDARDDHTLTATGGGRVRYLDPAAAIDLPDDPDAVVVDEAAALPVRRLTSFLDAPAVAFVTTVHGYEGTGRGFDVRFRERLAEHGHDVTEVLLDEPIRYAGGDPVEVWAFRALLLDARPAVDQLVADATPDDATYRVLDAADLTADEHLLREAFGLLVLAHYRTEPDDLHRLLDAPNLDCRALSVDGHVVSVALLAREGGLSPSLRESMYEGQRVRGNMLPDVLTSQLRDLHAGAPVGYRVLRIATHHAVRSSGFGSRLLANCHKEFASEVDWFGVGFGATPQLVRFWERNDYHTVHCSTTRNATSGEYSAVMLRPTSPDGQSLHDRHARRFCARMRDGLSDALDDLVPDVARAVLRATAHEPIPDLTAHEWRVVAAAAYGPGLYDAAPGAFRELALASLVDPLDAHSPDEARLLVAKALQAHDWETVADDLDYVSTRQCMRAFGEASKPAIERYGSGAAEEERRRYD
- a CDS encoding 4Fe-4S dicluster domain-containing protein; this translates as MAIDPNFERTREKVDENDGVAVWGPVEPPEKRGIHGTHVAVDFDICLADGACLEDCPVDVFEWVDTPGHPESDIKAHPTHEDQCIDCMLCVDVCPVDAIDVDGSRENRV
- the rpl7ae gene encoding 50S ribosomal protein L7Ae yields the protein MSVYVNFDVPADLAESAIEALEVARDTGSVKKGTNETTKAVERGNADLVVIAEDVQPEEIVMHLPELADEKGIPYVFVETQDDVGHAAGLEVGSAAAAIVDAGDADEQVEDIATKVEDLR